Proteins encoded together in one Flavobacteriales bacterium window:
- a CDS encoding T9SS type A sorting domain-containing protein, with product MDHRTLLRTGAFVILLSQAPMPLKAQVVNGSFEQAGQFSLAGWEWTCSDPMAVSGGAPAAGDWAVSKEAGQTQGCFPSYLFQRLTGFSNGQIIDMAAWLRCDGGPACLGAYMGLGRINNGVIELEEGTGAIGTAWTYVMFSDTVELGTGDTLLLVFNSGLIGGPIQPGSGQFDDVSITLAQGLEDLHAATVRHYPDPVTDMLYLHVDHGRVRQVRIHDAQGRMLRSTTIAEGSMWSMAVGDLSAGSYFVVVDLAEGLRSFRFIKR from the coding sequence ATGGACCATCGCACACTCCTCCGCACCGGCGCCTTCGTCATCCTCCTGTCGCAGGCCCCTATGCCGTTGAAGGCCCAAGTGGTGAACGGCAGTTTCGAACAGGCCGGGCAGTTCTCGCTCGCCGGTTGGGAATGGACCTGTTCGGACCCGATGGCTGTTTCCGGCGGTGCGCCTGCTGCGGGCGACTGGGCCGTCTCCAAGGAAGCGGGACAGACCCAGGGCTGCTTCCCCAGCTACCTGTTCCAACGGCTGACCGGCTTCTCGAACGGGCAGATCATCGACATGGCCGCCTGGTTGCGCTGCGATGGCGGACCGGCCTGCCTGGGGGCCTACATGGGGCTTGGGCGGATCAACAATGGGGTGATCGAGCTGGAGGAGGGCACGGGTGCGATCGGTACCGCGTGGACCTATGTGATGTTCTCCGATACCGTTGAGCTGGGCACCGGGGACACCCTGCTGTTGGTGTTCAACTCCGGCCTGATCGGCGGTCCCATCCAACCGGGCAGCGGTCAGTTCGATGATGTATCGATCACCTTGGCTCAAGGTCTGGAAGACCTGCACGCGGCCACGGTCAGGCATTACCCCGATCCGGTGACGGACATGTTGTACCTCCACGTGGACCACGGGCGTGTTCGACAGGTGCGCATCCACGATGCCCAGGGCCGCATGCTCCGCAGCACCACGATCGCAGAAGGATCGATGTGGTCCATGGCTGTCGGTGACCTCTCTGCCGGCTCCTATTTCGTGGTGGTGGACCTTGCCGAAGGGCTGCGCAGCTTCCGGTTCATCAAGCGCTGA
- a CDS encoding 2-oxo acid dehydrogenase subunit E2: protein MAALISRFCSRGLRGALFDEITGVAPAGHHRIIDGKESVSFLHKVKEMIEDPSKLVFGGKDPGEVLLGL from the coding sequence ATTGCTGCATTGATATCTCGGTTTTGTTCAAGAGGCCTAAGGGGTGCACTGTTTGACGAGATCACAGGCGTGGCGCCTGCGGGGCATCACCGCATCATCGATGGCAAGGAGAGCGTGAGCTTCCTGCACAAGGTGAAGGAGATGATCGAGGATCCCAGCAAGCTGGTGTTCGGCGGCAAGGATCCGGGCGAGGTGTTGTTGGGGTTGTAA
- a CDS encoding transposase — translation MDPNDLFFDKRAELMITYRNRPHWKQPGKVHFVTWRQADSLAKVQLEQLKKDRDAWNRQYGSQDIVTLPREVQLEHHKLFRARVEKWLDAGAGSCALRIPEARQVMLETLHLWDGERYQLGTMAIAGNHIHVLVVPYPGYDLSVIMHSWKSYTAKAINKLIGRTGTFWQEECFDHVVRSADHLTKYERYIMRHFEQGAYVEKRRLLH, via the coding sequence ATGGACCCGAACGATCTCTTCTTCGACAAGCGCGCGGAGTTGATGATCACCTACCGCAACCGGCCGCATTGGAAGCAGCCGGGCAAGGTGCACTTCGTCACGTGGCGGCAGGCGGACAGTTTGGCCAAGGTGCAGTTGGAGCAGTTGAAGAAGGACCGGGACGCCTGGAACCGGCAGTATGGATCGCAGGATATCGTCACCCTGCCGCGTGAAGTGCAGTTGGAGCATCATAAGCTGTTCCGTGCTCGCGTGGAGAAATGGCTGGATGCCGGTGCCGGATCATGTGCCTTGCGCATACCGGAGGCTCGGCAGGTCATGCTGGAAACGCTGCACCTCTGGGATGGCGAACGCTACCAACTCGGGACCATGGCCATCGCTGGCAACCATATTCATGTTCTGGTTGTACCATATCCCGGCTATGACCTGTCTGTCATCATGCACAGCTGGAAGTCGTATACGGCCAAGGCCATTAACAAGCTGATAGGACGTACAGGCACTTTCTGGCAGGAAGAATGCTTTGACCATGTGGTGCGTAGTGCCGATCATTTGACCAAGTATGAGCGGTATATCATGCGGCATTTTGAGCAGGGAGCTTATGTGGAGAAGCGCAGATTGCTGCATTGA
- the odhB gene encoding 2-oxoglutarate dehydrogenase complex dihydrolipoyllysine-residue succinyltransferase encodes MATVDIKVPSPGESISEVRIAQWLVKSGDTVEKDQVIAEIDSDKATLELSAEAEGRIELLAAADATVNVGDVVAKIDTSVKAEAKPKAQEPVQEAKKPAPAAAPAPAPAAAAHATPVAKAMLDEKGVDPSKVKGSGPNGRITKSDVEAYIAGGVDAGGRLMNGWGGTRNDSRAKMTTLRKKVAERLVSVKNTTAMLTTFNEVDMSAVMALRDKYKDKFKEQKGVNLGFMSFFTKAVTEALRLFPAVNGQIQGDEIVTFDYADIGIAVSSPKGLMVPIVRNAERMSLAEIEAKIKELAVKARDGKLSIDEMTGGTFTITNGGVFGSMLSTPIINPPHSAILGMHNIVERPVAVNGQVVIRPVMYVALSYDHRIIDGKESVSFLHKVKEMIEDPSKLVFGGKDPGEVLLGL; translated from the coding sequence ATGGCCACCGTAGACATCAAGGTCCCCAGCCCCGGAGAGAGCATCAGTGAGGTCCGCATCGCGCAATGGCTCGTGAAGAGCGGCGATACGGTGGAGAAGGACCAGGTGATCGCCGAGATCGACAGCGACAAGGCCACGCTGGAACTCAGCGCCGAGGCGGAGGGCCGCATCGAACTGCTCGCCGCCGCGGATGCCACGGTGAACGTGGGCGACGTCGTGGCGAAGATCGATACCAGTGTGAAGGCCGAGGCCAAGCCCAAGGCGCAGGAGCCGGTGCAGGAGGCAAAGAAGCCTGCCCCTGCCGCGGCGCCTGCGCCCGCCCCTGCAGCCGCAGCGCACGCCACCCCCGTGGCCAAGGCGATGCTGGATGAGAAGGGCGTGGACCCGAGCAAGGTGAAGGGGAGCGGCCCCAACGGCCGCATCACCAAGAGCGATGTGGAGGCCTACATCGCCGGCGGCGTGGATGCTGGCGGCAGGCTGATGAACGGCTGGGGCGGCACGCGCAACGACAGCCGGGCCAAGATGACCACCCTGCGCAAGAAGGTGGCCGAGCGCCTGGTGAGCGTGAAGAACACCACCGCGATGCTCACCACCTTCAACGAGGTGGACATGAGCGCGGTGATGGCCCTTCGCGACAAGTACAAGGACAAGTTCAAGGAGCAGAAAGGCGTGAACCTGGGCTTCATGAGCTTCTTCACCAAGGCGGTGACGGAGGCGCTGCGCCTGTTCCCTGCGGTGAACGGCCAGATCCAGGGCGACGAGATCGTCACCTTCGACTACGCCGACATCGGCATCGCGGTGAGCAGTCCCAAGGGGCTGATGGTGCCCATCGTCCGCAACGCCGAGCGCATGAGCCTGGCGGAGATCGAAGCGAAGATCAAGGAGCTCGCCGTGAAGGCGCGCGACGGCAAACTGAGCATCGATGAGATGACCGGTGGTACCTTCACCATCACCAATGGCGGGGTGTTCGGCAGCATGCTCAGCACACCCATCATCAACCCGCCGCATAGCGCCATCCTGGGTATGCACAACATCGTGGAGCGCCCCGTGGCCGTCAACGGCCAGGTGGTGATCCGCCCGGTGATGTACGTGGCGCTCAGCTACGATCACCGCATCATCGATGGCAAGGAGAGCGTGAGCTTCCTGCACAAGGTGAAGGAGATGATCGAGGATCCCAGCAAGCTGGTGTTCGGCGGCAAGGATCCGGGCGAGGTGTTGTTGGGGTTGTAG
- a CDS encoding 2-oxoglutarate dehydrogenase E1 component: MDKHSYLSNADPAALDAVYQQYLKDPASVDPGWARFFEGFELARTQHDLLPGVAASTGAGSEQLTKEVKVIELINAYRQRGHLFTRTNPVRERRKYSPPLDLPTYGLSEADLDTVFAAGSEVGLGAAKLRDILALLDQTYCQSIGAEFRYIRNPEKVKWLQQRMEGSRNTPDLTIEQKKAILAKLNEAVVFEKFLGKKFIGAKRFSIEGAEALIPALDTVIEHGAGQGITEYVIGMAHRGRLNVLANTLRKSYDQIFSEFEGKDYEDELVEGDVKYHMGYSSVLKTNTGKEVRLTLAPNPSHLESVGPVMEGISRAIIEHDDKFKMGITAPILIHGDAAVAGQGVVYEVVQMAGLKAYEVGGTIHIVVNNQVGFTTNYIDARTSTYCTDVAKVTQCPVFHVNGDDAEAVAFTMKLAMDYRQKYGTDIWVDILCYRKHGHNEGDEPKFTQPMLYKAISAHPDPRAIYTQKLIDSGVEGAKELAAEMERSFTAMLDERLNEAKQQRVGRITNFMAERWKGFRRATVADLLSAPATGVKKETLRMIGEKLTVPHPNGMKFFSKLEKILNDRRKMMEEETLDWGLAELLAYGSLLVEGKPVRFTGQDVERGTFSHRHAVVKVEDSEEEFIHLKHIQEGQALLQIYNSLLSEYAVLGFEYGYALTNPNTLTIWEAQFGDFVNGAQIILDQYLCCAEEKWDTQNSLVLLLPHGYEGQGAEHSSARMERFLQSCADENMVVVNCTTPANFFHVLRRQLAWDFRKPLVVFTPKSLLRHPRCVSTLDELAKGRFQPFIDDATADPKLVRTVILTQGKVHHDLAEHREAQGITDTALLRVEQLHPLPVDAIKAALRKYAKAERFLWVQEEPRNMGAWTHILTQLQPELDVRLECISRPASGAPATGSSKRSANQQVAIIEQAFGAGRSGTKAPTTKKARA; this comes from the coding sequence ATGGACAAGCATTCCTACCTGAGCAACGCCGACCCGGCCGCGCTCGACGCCGTCTACCAGCAATACCTCAAGGACCCCGCCTCGGTCGACCCCGGCTGGGCCCGATTCTTCGAAGGCTTCGAGCTGGCCCGCACGCAGCACGACCTGCTCCCCGGTGTCGCCGCGTCCACGGGAGCGGGGTCCGAGCAGTTGACCAAGGAGGTCAAGGTCATCGAGCTCATCAACGCCTATCGCCAGCGCGGCCACCTCTTCACCCGCACAAACCCGGTGCGCGAACGCCGCAAGTACAGCCCGCCCCTGGACCTGCCCACCTACGGGCTCAGTGAGGCCGACCTGGACACCGTGTTCGCCGCCGGCAGCGAGGTGGGCCTGGGTGCTGCCAAGTTGCGCGACATCCTCGCCCTGCTGGACCAGACCTACTGCCAGAGCATCGGCGCCGAGTTCCGCTACATCCGCAACCCCGAGAAGGTGAAGTGGCTGCAGCAGCGGATGGAGGGATCGCGCAACACGCCCGACCTCACCATCGAGCAGAAGAAGGCCATCCTGGCCAAGCTCAACGAGGCGGTGGTCTTCGAGAAGTTCCTCGGCAAGAAGTTCATCGGCGCCAAGCGCTTCAGCATCGAGGGCGCCGAGGCGTTGATCCCCGCGCTGGACACGGTGATCGAGCACGGCGCCGGCCAGGGCATCACCGAGTACGTGATCGGCATGGCCCACCGCGGCCGCCTCAACGTGCTGGCCAACACCCTGCGCAAGAGCTACGACCAGATCTTCAGCGAGTTCGAAGGCAAGGACTACGAGGACGAGCTCGTGGAGGGCGACGTGAAGTACCACATGGGCTACAGCTCCGTGCTGAAGACCAACACCGGCAAGGAGGTGCGCCTCACGCTGGCGCCCAACCCCAGCCACCTGGAGAGCGTGGGTCCCGTGATGGAGGGCATCAGCCGCGCCATCATCGAGCACGACGACAAGTTCAAGATGGGCATCACGGCGCCCATCCTCATCCATGGCGATGCGGCGGTGGCCGGGCAGGGCGTGGTGTACGAGGTGGTGCAGATGGCCGGGCTCAAGGCCTATGAGGTCGGCGGCACCATCCACATCGTGGTGAACAACCAGGTGGGCTTCACCACCAACTACATCGACGCGCGCACCAGCACCTACTGCACCGACGTGGCCAAGGTGACGCAGTGCCCGGTGTTCCACGTGAACGGCGACGATGCGGAGGCCGTGGCCTTCACCATGAAGCTGGCGATGGACTACCGCCAGAAGTACGGCACCGACATCTGGGTGGACATCCTCTGCTACCGCAAGCATGGCCACAACGAAGGCGACGAGCCCAAGTTCACGCAGCCCATGTTGTACAAGGCCATCTCTGCCCACCCCGACCCGCGCGCCATCTACACGCAGAAGCTGATCGACAGCGGCGTGGAGGGGGCCAAGGAGCTCGCCGCGGAGATGGAGCGCAGCTTCACCGCCATGCTGGACGAGCGCCTCAACGAGGCCAAGCAGCAGCGCGTGGGCCGGATCACCAACTTCATGGCCGAGCGCTGGAAAGGCTTCCGCCGCGCCACCGTCGCCGACCTGCTCTCCGCACCGGCCACGGGCGTGAAGAAGGAGACCTTGCGGATGATCGGGGAGAAGCTCACCGTGCCTCACCCCAACGGCATGAAGTTCTTCAGCAAGCTGGAGAAGATCCTCAACGACCGCAGGAAGATGATGGAGGAGGAGACCCTCGACTGGGGCCTCGCCGAACTGCTCGCCTACGGTTCGCTGCTCGTGGAAGGGAAGCCCGTGCGCTTCACCGGCCAGGACGTGGAACGCGGCACCTTCAGCCATCGCCACGCCGTGGTGAAGGTGGAGGACAGCGAGGAGGAGTTCATCCACCTGAAGCACATCCAGGAGGGGCAGGCGCTGCTGCAGATCTACAACTCGCTGCTGAGCGAGTACGCGGTGCTCGGGTTCGAATACGGCTATGCGCTCACCAACCCCAACACGCTCACCATCTGGGAGGCGCAGTTCGGCGATTTCGTCAACGGCGCGCAGATCATCCTCGACCAGTACCTCTGTTGTGCGGAGGAGAAGTGGGACACGCAGAACAGCCTTGTGCTGCTGCTCCCGCACGGCTATGAGGGCCAGGGCGCCGAGCATAGCAGCGCGCGCATGGAGCGCTTCCTGCAGAGCTGCGCCGACGAGAACATGGTGGTGGTGAACTGCACCACACCGGCCAACTTCTTCCACGTGCTGCGCCGCCAGCTGGCGTGGGACTTCCGCAAACCGCTGGTGGTGTTCACGCCCAAGAGCCTGCTGCGCCACCCGAGGTGCGTGAGCACCCTGGACGAGCTCGCGAAGGGCCGCTTTCAGCCGTTCATCGACGATGCGACCGCCGATCCGAAGCTGGTGCGCACGGTGATCCTCACCCAGGGCAAGGTGCACCACGACCTGGCCGAGCACCGCGAAGCGCAGGGCATCACCGACACTGCGCTGCTGCGCGTGGAGCAGTTGCACCCGCTGCCCGTGGACGCGATCAAGGCGGCGTTGCGGAAGTACGCCAAGGCCGAGCGCTTCCTGTGGGTGCAGGAGGAGCCGCGCAACATGGGCGCGTGGACGCACATCCTCACACAGCTGCAGCCGGAGCTCGATGTGAGGCTCGAGTGCATCAGCCGTCCGGCGAGCGGTGCGCCCGCCACCGGCAGCAGCAAGCGCAGCGCCAATCAACAGGTGGCCATCATCGAACAGGCGTTCGGGGCGGGCCGCTCCGGCACGAAAGCGCCCACGACCAAAAAGGCCCGTGCCTGA
- a CDS encoding TIGR01777 family protein, protein MSTILITGGSGLIGSALTAHLRQGGHEVRWLGRAVAGSDGVAGFAWHPRLGAPDEAVRDVEHVVHLAGAPIADKRWSKDRVRELTTSRTAGPEALWQAAQRTGWRPRSFVSASGSGWYGAGRWNTPLAEEAPSGKDVIAGITTAWEAAADRWSPHARVVKLRTPIVLARTGGALPRLVRLARLGLAATLGDGRQVMTWVHLNDLVSAYSAALFNTDLRGAYNVAAPEQPDSRTFIRTLTHVLHRPFVMPAVPGIALRVALGGIADVLLGGGPMRTKRLEATGWRCAHPGLEAALRDLLR, encoded by the coding sequence ATGAGCACGATCCTCATCACCGGTGGAAGCGGACTGATCGGTTCCGCGCTCACGGCTCACCTGCGGCAGGGCGGACACGAGGTGCGCTGGCTCGGCCGCGCGGTCGCCGGGTCGGACGGTGTCGCGGGTTTCGCCTGGCATCCTCGGCTGGGCGCACCTGACGAGGCGGTGCGGGACGTCGAGCATGTGGTGCACCTGGCCGGCGCGCCGATCGCGGACAAACGCTGGAGCAAGGACCGTGTGCGGGAGCTCACCACGAGCCGAACGGCCGGTCCTGAGGCCCTCTGGCAGGCGGCCCAGCGCACCGGGTGGCGGCCGCGCTCCTTCGTCAGCGCATCCGGGTCCGGGTGGTACGGTGCAGGTCGCTGGAACACGCCGCTCGCCGAGGAGGCGCCGTCCGGCAAGGACGTCATCGCCGGCATCACCACGGCCTGGGAGGCAGCGGCGGACCGCTGGTCGCCGCACGCACGGGTGGTCAAGCTCCGCACACCGATCGTGCTGGCGCGCACCGGGGGCGCACTGCCCCGGCTGGTTCGGCTGGCCCGCCTCGGACTGGCCGCAACCTTGGGCGATGGACGGCAGGTGATGACCTGGGTGCACCTGAACGACCTGGTCTCCGCCTATTCGGCCGCGCTCTTCAACACGGACCTGCGTGGGGCCTACAACGTGGCCGCGCCGGAACAGCCGGACAGCCGGACCTTCATACGCACGCTGACGCATGTGCTGCATCGACCCTTCGTGATGCCGGCGGTGCCGGGCATCGCATTGCGCGTGGCGCTCGGTGGCATCGCCGATGTCCTGCTGGGCGGCGGTCCCATGCGCACCAAACGGTTGGAGGCCACCGGCTGGCGGTGTGCGCACCCCGGACTGGAGGCTGCGCTGCGCGATCTGTTGCGGTAG
- a CDS encoding polyprenyl synthetase family protein codes for MSTGILAAHRARIEQRIERWVAGLPDDPLYAPMAYLMRLPGKRVRPGAVLLAAELFGHDPDDVLDEALGIELFHNFTLMHDDIMDQAPLRRGMPTVHTKWNVNTAILSGDAMLVKAYQLMARDPEVLRLFSHYALGVCEGQQRDMDLEHRADVHVDEYTEMIRLKTAVLLGCALQVGATLAKAPSAERMRIGAMGEHLGLAFQLRDDLLDAFGDPDKVGKQRGGDLRAGKRTFLLIRGLEKSDAAGRTELREELAKAPEARDVQRMLHVLDELGVEAEAAAEVERHHAMALDALDTIDVADARKAPLRELAQALLDRVH; via the coding sequence ATGAGCACCGGGATCCTCGCCGCGCACCGCGCGCGCATCGAACAGCGCATCGAGCGCTGGGTGGCCGGCCTGCCCGACGATCCGCTCTACGCCCCGATGGCCTACCTGATGCGGCTGCCCGGCAAGCGCGTGCGCCCCGGCGCCGTGCTGCTCGCCGCCGAGCTCTTCGGCCATGATCCGGACGATGTGCTCGATGAGGCCCTCGGCATCGAGCTCTTCCACAACTTCACCCTGATGCACGACGACATCATGGACCAGGCGCCGCTGCGCCGGGGCATGCCCACCGTGCACACCAAGTGGAACGTCAACACGGCCATCCTCAGCGGCGATGCCATGCTGGTGAAGGCCTATCAGTTGATGGCGCGCGACCCCGAGGTGCTCCGTCTCTTCAGCCACTACGCGCTCGGTGTCTGTGAAGGCCAGCAGCGCGACATGGACCTCGAGCACCGCGCCGACGTGCATGTGGACGAGTATACCGAGATGATCCGCCTGAAGACCGCCGTTCTGCTGGGCTGCGCGCTGCAGGTGGGGGCCACCCTCGCCAAGGCACCGTCCGCCGAGCGCATGCGCATCGGCGCCATGGGTGAGCACCTGGGCCTGGCCTTCCAGCTGCGCGACGACCTGCTCGATGCCTTCGGCGATCCCGACAAGGTGGGCAAGCAACGCGGGGGCGACCTGCGCGCCGGCAAGCGCACCTTCCTGCTGATCCGCGGCCTGGAAAAGAGCGACGCTGCGGGGCGCACCGAGCTCAGGGAGGAGTTGGCGAAGGCGCCCGAGGCACGCGACGTGCAGCGGATGTTGCACGTGCTGGACGAGCTCGGCGTGGAGGCCGAAGCCGCGGCCGAGGTGGAGCGTCACCACGCGATGGCCTTGGACGCCCTGGACACGATCGACGTGGCCGACGCCCGCAAGGCCCCGCTGCGCGAGCTCGCCCAGGCCCTGCTCGATCGGGTGCACTGA
- the rfbA gene encoding glucose-1-phosphate thymidylyltransferase RfbA — protein sequence MKGIILAGGSGTRLHPLTLAVSKQLMPVYDKPMIYYPLSTLLAAGVREVLIISTPHDLPSFRKLLGDGAQLGCSFTYAEQPVPNGLAQAFVIGRDFVGRDPVALILGDNIFYGRGFGRMLAQHTDPDGGLVFAYHVSDPERYGVVEFDADNRVLSIEEKPERPKSNHAVPGLYFYANDVVDIAAALKPSARGEYEITDVNREYLRQGRLKVEIMDRGTAWLDTGTFRSLMQAGQFVQVIEERQGLRIGCIEEVAYKKGYITAEQLHALARPLIKSGYGEYLMRLTEG from the coding sequence ATGAAAGGCATCATCCTGGCCGGGGGATCCGGCACCCGCCTGCACCCGCTGACGCTCGCCGTGAGCAAGCAACTGATGCCGGTGTACGACAAGCCCATGATCTACTACCCGCTCAGCACCCTGCTGGCGGCCGGCGTCCGCGAGGTGCTCATCATCAGCACCCCGCACGACCTGCCGAGCTTCCGCAAGCTGCTGGGCGACGGCGCCCAGCTGGGCTGCAGCTTCACCTACGCCGAGCAGCCGGTGCCCAACGGACTGGCACAGGCCTTCGTGATCGGCCGCGACTTCGTGGGGCGCGACCCCGTGGCGCTGATCCTGGGTGACAACATCTTCTACGGCCGCGGCTTCGGCCGCATGCTCGCCCAGCACACGGACCCGGACGGTGGCCTGGTGTTCGCGTACCACGTGAGCGATCCCGAGCGCTACGGCGTGGTGGAGTTCGACGCGGACAACCGCGTGCTGAGCATCGAGGAGAAGCCGGAGCGGCCCAAGAGCAACCATGCGGTGCCCGGCCTGTACTTCTACGCCAACGACGTGGTGGACATCGCGGCCGCGCTCAAGCCCAGTGCACGGGGCGAGTACGAGATCACCGATGTGAACCGGGAGTACCTGCGGCAGGGCCGGTTGAAGGTGGAGATCATGGACCGCGGTACCGCCTGGCTCGACACCGGGACCTTCCGCAGCCTGATGCAGGCCGGCCAGTTCGTGCAGGTGATCGAGGAGCGGCAGGGCCTGCGCATCGGTTGCATCGAGGAGGTGGCCTACAAGAAAGGCTACATCACCGCCGAACAACTGCACGCCCTCGCGCGTCCCCTGATCAAGAGCGGCTACGGGGAATACCTCATGCGGCTCACCGAGGGATGA
- a CDS encoding MMPL family transporter: protein MWAWLASRILRNRIAVLVMVALLTGWMGYEATHVAMQFKHGGLLPRTDSAYVEYERFLAQFSEDGNVLVIGTQGDGLYTPKAFTAWRALGDGLKQEDGVDSVFSEAHLFELLRDDSLKRFRLRELWQGPPGDQAAMDSLRARVRALPFYADLLYNDSAKASLMMVFVDAARFNSERRGDVVDRIEAHARRFEAEQGLPVHLSGLPYIRVRSTGMVKAEMPVFMGLSMFLCGVLLLLFFRSWRVMWICMGVVAISVVWSFGAMGLLGYKITILMSVIAPLVIVTGVPNCVFLINAYHYEYVRHGNKMKALQRVISRIGAAAFLTNATTAVGFTTFCFTYSDTLKEFGWIATFGIMVLWALSMLLIPVLFSYMPAPKPRHLKHLERRWLDAAVEWIVRTVRDRRPLIYAITAFVFVFALFGMLRLRDESRIVDDLPEDNPVLTDLRFFERHFKGVMPLEVLVSTGKRNGVFKDATLKRIDRLGDTLATHPEFSRPLSIVDAVKFTRQAFYGGDPAAYGLLTSTDKTFIAPYLEALDGKQGMAKAFLDSTRSTTRITVQMADVGTMRMDAVLGKLRTQVDSLFSADQYKVTLTGTSVVFLKGSSYLVSNLVISLFWAVVLIVGMMALLFNSLRILVVSLIPNLIPLVVTAGLMGFLHIPIKPSTILVFGIALGIAVDNAIHFLARYRLELRLTGHDLKRSVDLATREVSVGIIYTSVVLLAGFCMFAFSHFGGIQALGILTSLTLLVAMFTNLLVLPSLLISFNKALMTKAFEEPLLEILDEEEDIDLMELKLEPGRDNTAALATDSTTDDE from the coding sequence ATGTGGGCCTGGCTGGCGAGTAGGATCCTGCGCAACCGCATCGCGGTGCTGGTCATGGTGGCCCTGCTCACCGGCTGGATGGGCTACGAGGCCACCCATGTGGCCATGCAGTTCAAGCACGGTGGCCTGCTGCCGCGCACCGACAGTGCCTATGTCGAGTACGAACGCTTCCTGGCTCAGTTCAGCGAGGACGGCAACGTGCTGGTGATCGGCACGCAGGGCGATGGACTGTACACCCCGAAGGCTTTCACCGCCTGGCGTGCCCTGGGCGACGGCCTGAAGCAGGAGGACGGTGTGGACTCGGTGTTCAGTGAGGCCCACCTCTTCGAGCTGCTTCGCGACGACAGCCTCAAACGCTTCCGGCTGCGCGAGCTGTGGCAGGGCCCACCGGGGGACCAGGCGGCCATGGACTCGTTGCGGGCCCGTGTGCGGGCGCTGCCCTTCTATGCCGACCTGCTCTACAACGACAGCGCCAAGGCCAGCCTGATGATGGTGTTCGTGGACGCGGCGCGCTTCAACAGCGAACGGCGCGGCGATGTCGTCGACCGCATCGAGGCCCATGCGCGCCGCTTCGAGGCCGAGCAGGGGCTGCCGGTGCATCTCAGCGGCCTGCCCTATATCCGCGTGCGCAGCACCGGCATGGTGAAGGCGGAGATGCCCGTGTTCATGGGCCTCAGCATGTTCCTGTGCGGCGTGCTGCTGCTGCTCTTCTTCCGAAGCTGGCGCGTGATGTGGATCTGCATGGGCGTGGTCGCCATCAGCGTGGTCTGGAGCTTCGGCGCCATGGGCCTGCTCGGCTACAAGATCACCATCCTCATGAGCGTGATCGCCCCGCTGGTGATCGTCACCGGCGTGCCCAATTGCGTGTTCCTCATCAACGCGTACCACTACGAGTACGTGCGCCACGGCAACAAGATGAAGGCCCTGCAGCGCGTGATCAGCCGCATCGGTGCCGCCGCCTTCCTCACCAACGCCACCACCGCGGTGGGCTTCACCACCTTCTGCTTCACCTACAGCGATACCCTGAAGGAGTTCGGCTGGATCGCCACGTTCGGCATCATGGTGCTCTGGGCCCTGAGCATGCTGCTGATCCCCGTGCTCTTCAGCTATATGCCCGCGCCCAAGCCGCGCCACCTCAAGCACCTGGAGCGTCGCTGGCTCGATGCCGCCGTGGAGTGGATCGTGCGCACAGTGCGCGACCGCCGGCCGCTGATCTACGCCATCACCGCCTTCGTCTTCGTCTTCGCGCTGTTCGGCATGTTGCGCCTGCGCGACGAGAGCCGCATCGTGGACGACCTGCCGGAGGACAACCCCGTGCTCACCGACCTGCGGTTCTTCGAGCGGCACTTCAAGGGCGTGATGCCGCTGGAGGTCCTGGTGTCCACCGGCAAGCGCAACGGGGTGTTCAAGGACGCCACCCTCAAGCGCATCGACCGTCTGGGCGACACCCTGGCCACGCACCCTGAGTTCAGCCGACCGCTGAGCATCGTGGACGCCGTGAAGTTCACCCGCCAGGCCTTCTACGGTGGCGACCCGGCGGCCTACGGTCTGCTCACCAGCACGGACAAGACCTTCATCGCGCCGTACCTGGAGGCGTTGGACGGCAAGCAGGGCATGGCCAAGGCCTTCCTGGACAGCACGCGCAGCACCACCCGCATCACCGTGCAGATGGCCGACGTGGGTACCATGCGCATGGACGCCGTGCTCGGCAAGCTGCGCACCCAGGTGGACAGCCTGTTCAGCGCCGATCAGTACAAGGTGACCCTCACCGGAACGAGCGTGGTCTTCCTGAAGGGCAGCAGCTATCTGGTGAGCAACCTGGTGATCAGCCTCTTTTGGGCCGTGGTGCTCATCGTGGGCATGATGGCCCTGCTGTTCAACTCGTTGCGGATCCTCGTGGTGTCGCTCATCCCCAACCTGATCCCCCTGGTGGTCACCGCCGGGCTGATGGGCTTCCTGCACATCCCCATCAAGCCGAGCACCATCCTGGTCTTCGGCATCGCCCTCGGCATCGCGGTGGACAACGCCATCCACTTCCTGGCCCGCTACCGGCTGGAGCTGCGGCTCACCGGCCATGACCTGAAGCGCAGTGTGGACCTGGCCACCCGCGAGGTGAGCGTGGGCATCATCTACACCAGCGTGGTGCTGCTCGCCGGCTTCTGCATGTTCGCCTTCTCGCACTTCGGCGGCATCCAGGCGCTCGGCATCCTCACCAGCCTCACCCTGCTGGTGGCCATGTTCACCAACCTGCTGGTGCTGCCCTCATTGCTGATCTCCTTCAACAAGGCGCTGATGACGAAGGCCTTCGAGGAACCGCTGTTGGAGATCCTCGATGAGGAGGAGGACATCGACCTGATGGAACTGAAGCTCGAGCCCGGGCGTGACAACACCGCGGCGCTGGCCACCGACAGCACCACCGACGACGAATGA